From the Pedobacter cryoconitis genome, one window contains:
- a CDS encoding sensor histidine kinase, with amino-acid sequence MKIPKKYSLVIYHLIFWIFFSALYAFNEYISIRETYFFSFLDVFTTQLPSIVVVYISIYLFSKYTIPNKPVQLIIGILLTFVLNLVQWCVIAYYISTLVKHNPPPVGSDEFRVLCMGTVSHTIKYMVFGFAYAFAMKMIKHEKMQNRLEKERLEAEYAFLRAQVNPHFLNNTLNFFYAKALPLSAELSDGIMTLSQIMRYSLDRNDINRMVMLADELEHVHNVIKLNQMRFSNRLQIDLNFELISSSVQIVPLIIITVVENILKHGDCSLPADPAKVDLFISEDGCFIQLNTYNKKNDWAAEHSNGLGVENIRKRVAHHYGKDFELIIDDNNRSYSLSLKLPVFHKVEFYTAPVNRISSENQIAWSKLFAKKKFNLS; translated from the coding sequence ATGAAGATACCTAAAAAGTATAGTTTAGTAATTTATCATCTTATCTTTTGGATATTTTTTTCCGCACTTTATGCTTTTAATGAATATATCAGTATTCGTGAAACCTATTTCTTTAGTTTTCTTGATGTGTTTACTACACAGTTACCTAGTATAGTAGTTGTTTATATAAGTATTTATCTCTTTTCAAAGTATACTATTCCTAATAAACCTGTACAGTTGATAATTGGAATTTTATTAACTTTTGTGTTAAATTTAGTTCAGTGGTGTGTAATAGCTTATTATATAAGTACACTGGTTAAACATAATCCTCCTCCAGTTGGTTCTGATGAATTTCGTGTGCTTTGTATGGGCACAGTAAGTCATACAATAAAATATATGGTTTTTGGTTTTGCTTATGCTTTTGCGATGAAAATGATCAAGCATGAAAAGATGCAAAATCGTTTAGAAAAGGAAAGGTTGGAGGCTGAATATGCCTTTTTAAGAGCACAGGTTAATCCTCATTTCTTGAATAACACGTTGAATTTTTTTTACGCAAAAGCTTTGCCTTTATCTGCGGAGTTATCTGATGGAATCATGACTTTATCTCAAATCATGCGTTATTCATTAGATAGGAATGATATTAATCGTATGGTGATGCTTGCTGATGAGCTGGAACATGTGCATAATGTGATTAAGCTAAATCAAATGAGATTTAGTAATCGCTTACAAATCGATCTTAATTTTGAGCTGATATCCTCATCTGTTCAGATAGTTCCACTGATTATAATCACTGTTGTAGAAAATATTTTAAAACATGGTGATTGTTCATTACCTGCTGATCCGGCAAAGGTTGATTTATTTATATCTGAAGATGGGTGCTTCATTCAGTTAAATACTTACAATAAAAAAAATGACTGGGCAGCTGAGCATTCGAATGGTTTAGGTGTCGAAAATATCAGAAAGCGTGTAGCTCATCATTACGGTAAAGATTTCGAACTGATTATTGATGATAATAACAGGTCTTATTCTTTATCGCTTAAATTACCTGTTTTTCATAAAGTCGAGTTCTATACTGCACCTGTCAATAGGATAAGTAGTGAAAACCAGATTGCCTGGTCTAAACTGTTCGCTAAGAAGAAATTTAATCTTTCTTAA
- a CDS encoding S41 family peptidase has protein sequence MKKIFILTLILFPFLSKAQNCNCSENFRFLVEKIKNNYVGYKDKITTSNQTRFDVFTDSLQKVANSAEKSACLDLCVDWLAFFEDKHLSISFTPDGATKDEISDFFKTAEKTYWNEVDLNSYLSRNKKKLDKIEGYWTYGLNNYRIGIVKDTTNNKSEFIGFIVNTTNSNWGKQQVKMKIKKIGDNYQCVYFRNIDHSKRFPRILINENTMDLGLFGKWYKNQFMEKREEAIRSTASDIFPSFKILDKETDLLVLPSFNIRYKEKVDSVIKQNKDLLGNSKHLIIDIRSNQGGTTTTYEGLLPYIYTNPIYTTAASILATTDNINGLYHPDIPGLSDVTRKKFEENVRKMNEHKNEFYLLYPPDTIQLAHVLKNPQRISILINGESASAAEIMILNYRQSKKVTLFGQNSSGAIDYVDVLRLKIPCSYFSILYPAVRYNSVDTHPLNNSGITPDVIIPDSIPDWVEFVRTYKPGH, from the coding sequence ATGAAGAAAATCTTTATACTGACTTTAATATTATTCCCTTTTTTGTCTAAAGCCCAGAATTGTAATTGTTCTGAGAACTTCAGATTTTTAGTAGAGAAAATCAAAAATAACTACGTTGGATATAAGGACAAAATAACAACCTCTAATCAAACAAGATTTGATGTTTTTACTGATAGTTTACAGAAAGTTGCAAATTCAGCTGAAAAGTCAGCATGCCTGGATCTTTGTGTGGATTGGCTTGCATTTTTTGAAGATAAGCATTTGAGTATTTCTTTTACACCTGATGGAGCAACAAAAGATGAAATCAGTGACTTTTTTAAAACTGCTGAAAAAACTTACTGGAATGAAGTTGATTTAAATTCCTATCTGAGTCGAAATAAAAAGAAGTTAGATAAAATAGAAGGTTATTGGACTTACGGTCTAAATAATTATAGGATTGGTATTGTAAAAGATACTACAAATAATAAGAGCGAATTTATTGGTTTCATTGTAAATACTACCAATTCTAATTGGGGGAAGCAGCAAGTGAAAATGAAAATTAAGAAAATAGGCGATAATTACCAATGCGTTTATTTTAGAAATATAGATCACAGTAAAAGGTTCCCCCGGATATTGATAAATGAGAATACAATGGATCTTGGTCTTTTTGGGAAATGGTATAAAAACCAGTTTATGGAAAAAAGAGAGGAGGCGATAAGATCGACAGCATCCGATATATTTCCATCTTTTAAGATATTGGATAAAGAGACTGATTTATTAGTATTACCTAGTTTTAATATTAGATATAAGGAGAAAGTAGATAGCGTTATTAAACAAAATAAAGATTTATTAGGGAATAGTAAGCATTTGATTATTGATATAAGAAGCAATCAAGGAGGAACCACCACAACATATGAAGGATTATTACCATATATCTATACCAATCCAATTTATACTACTGCCGCATCAATATTAGCCACTACAGATAATATTAATGGCTTGTATCACCCTGATATACCAGGCCTTTCTGATGTTACCCGAAAGAAATTCGAAGAAAATGTGAGAAAAATGAATGAGCATAAAAATGAATTTTATCTCTTGTATCCTCCTGATACAATTCAATTGGCTCATGTTTTAAAGAATCCACAACGTATTTCTATTCTAATTAATGGAGAAAGTGCCAGTGCTGCTGAAATTATGATTTTAAATTACAGACAAAGTAAGAAAGTGACCTTATTTGGCCAAAATAGTTCAGGTGCAATCGACTATGTAGACGTTCTGCGATTAAAGATTCCGTGCAGCTATTTTTCCATATTGTATCCTGCTGTTCGCTATAATAGTGTAGATACACACCCTTTGAATAATTCTGGAATAACACCTGATGTAATTATTCCGGATAGTATTCCGGATTGGGTTGAATTTGTAAGAACTTATAAACCTGGACATTGA
- a CDS encoding sensor histidine kinase has product MKNSTDYKLISYHVIFWVFHLIFNRYQSIFHPGDHYWMVWLDVFCAQGTNILLVYLVISLCLRYTVPIKIIPLLIGVIVLYWWYFLMWYEISYTLRPIIKTWPVSKFNFLYSVIIILWAFVKFAFFGFGYAICIRLIRREKYIAILEKEKHEAEYEFFRAQINPHFLFNTLSLFYVKSLALSAELADGIITLSQIMRYSLEKNENSKMVLLSDELEHVNNVIKINQMRFSGGLHIDLKIEDTFPSIQVVPLIIITIIENVLRHGNCTLIKDPAIVHLSNSEDGYFIHLYTYNKKKITLAGDMNGIGMENIKKRLNYHYGNNYELTIEDNEDFYSSKLKLPVSHQIDFYS; this is encoded by the coding sequence TTGAAAAATTCAACAGATTATAAGCTAATATCTTATCATGTTATATTCTGGGTATTTCATTTGATTTTTAATAGATATCAATCTATTTTTCATCCTGGTGATCATTACTGGATGGTTTGGCTTGACGTTTTTTGTGCACAAGGAACTAATATTTTATTGGTTTATCTTGTTATCTCTTTGTGTCTTAGATATACAGTGCCGATAAAAATCATCCCATTACTTATTGGAGTTATTGTGCTTTATTGGTGGTATTTCTTGATGTGGTACGAGATAAGTTATACGCTCAGACCAATAATTAAAACCTGGCCAGTATCCAAATTTAATTTTCTGTATTCTGTTATTATTATACTTTGGGCATTTGTTAAGTTTGCATTTTTTGGGTTTGGATATGCTATTTGTATACGATTAATAAGGCGCGAAAAATACATAGCAATACTAGAGAAGGAAAAACATGAAGCTGAGTATGAATTTTTCCGTGCACAGATTAATCCTCATTTTTTATTCAATACACTGAGTTTGTTTTATGTAAAATCCTTAGCTCTATCCGCAGAATTGGCAGATGGAATTATCACTTTATCTCAAATTATGCGCTATTCTCTGGAAAAAAATGAGAATAGTAAAATGGTTCTGCTTTCTGATGAATTGGAGCATGTGAACAATGTCATTAAAATTAATCAAATGAGATTTAGCGGTGGGCTTCATATTGATCTCAAAATTGAAGATACTTTCCCCTCAATTCAAGTTGTTCCGCTAATTATTATTACGATTATAGAAAATGTATTAAGGCATGGTAACTGTACATTAATTAAAGATCCAGCCATAGTTCACTTGTCTAACTCTGAAGATGGTTACTTCATTCATTTATACACGTATAATAAAAAGAAAATAACATTAGCAGGAGATATGAATGGAATTGGAATGGAAAACATCAAAAAGAGACTCAATTACCATTATGGTAACAATTACGAATTGACCATTGAGGATAATGAAGATTTTTATAGTTCCAAACTAAAGTTGCCCGTTTCTCACCAAATTGATTTTTATTCTTAA
- a CDS encoding sensor histidine kinase, translated as MQIFKRYSLVFYHLIFWVIYFSLSSLNEFAITHQTYFFSLSDMFFMQFPNVIIVYLSVYLFSKYTIPNKPISLIIGIFLIHIANCLVWYIVENYIDPYIIANPGPPLPKEFYDLQILTGYLTMKHLIFGFAYAFAAKMVRHEKKRNLLENERLEVEYAFLRSKINPHFLNSTVNLFYAKALPLSADLSDGIMTLSQIMRYSMDKNGNNRMVLLSDELAHVHNVIKLNQMRFSNRLQIDLNIETILPSIQIVPLIIITIVENILKHGNCTLLDDPAKIQLAISEDGHFIHLDTYNKKSDWTAEHSSGIGVENIKKRIAYHYGENYQLTIDDNDVFYSLSLKLPVFHQVEFYNTAVNPDTNENQIGWAKLLAKKKFNLS; from the coding sequence ATGCAAATTTTTAAAAGATATAGTTTAGTTTTCTATCATTTAATTTTTTGGGTAATTTATTTTTCTTTGTCTTCGCTTAATGAATTTGCTATTACTCATCAGACATATTTCTTTAGTCTGTCAGATATGTTTTTTATGCAATTTCCTAATGTGATAATCGTGTATTTGAGCGTCTATCTATTTTCAAAATATACTATTCCAAACAAACCAATTTCATTAATTATTGGCATTTTTTTAATTCATATAGCTAATTGCCTGGTTTGGTATATAGTTGAAAATTACATAGATCCATACATTATTGCTAATCCAGGGCCACCACTTCCTAAAGAATTTTATGATTTACAGATATTAACAGGATACCTTACTATGAAGCATCTGATTTTTGGTTTTGCTTATGCTTTTGCTGCAAAAATGGTTCGGCATGAAAAAAAACGCAATCTTTTAGAAAATGAAAGGCTTGAAGTTGAATATGCATTTCTCAGATCAAAGATTAACCCGCATTTTTTAAACAGTACAGTGAATTTATTTTATGCAAAAGCTTTGCCTTTATCTGCGGACCTATCGGATGGTATCATGACCTTATCACAAATTATGCGTTATTCTATGGATAAGAATGGAAATAACCGTATGGTATTACTTTCTGATGAGTTAGCACATGTACACAACGTAATCAAGTTAAACCAAATGAGATTTAGTAATCGCTTACAAATAGATCTTAATATTGAAACTATACTTCCATCAATCCAGATTGTTCCACTGATTATCATCACCATTGTAGAGAATATCCTAAAACATGGGAACTGTACATTACTGGATGATCCTGCGAAAATTCAATTAGCTATTTCTGAGGACGGGCATTTTATTCATCTCGATACCTACAATAAAAAGAGTGACTGGACTGCCGAACATTCCAGCGGAATTGGTGTTGAAAATATTAAAAAGCGTATCGCTTATCATTACGGAGAAAACTATCAGCTTACCATTGATGATAATGATGTTTTCTATTCCCTGTCACTTAAACTGCCTGTATTTCATCAGGTAGAATTCTATAACACTGCTGTTAACCCTGATACCAATGAAAATCAAATCGGTTGGGCTAAATTATTAGCAAAAAAGAAATTCAACCTTTCTTAA
- a CDS encoding sterol desaturase family protein: MIKIIQQVLDNLNGYGLSVLVLFLGILEFSFGLYKKRWNKNEKLVDIACFVLPKIVIRPAIAYFGLKFLPAVIPAFSNQFDWVSFGWGVLIIAIADDLTQYWYHRLHHEIPWLWRFHRTHHSAPYMGMAMASRQNAIYTLFFSQTYVTTILVYLGLGAPRIVVSAIKSTITTLAHSSIPWDKPFYKYKVLHPVAWVLERLISTPATHHAHHAATTDDGVGYYKGNFGNMFFLWDIIFGTAHISRQYPEVYGISHYEEDPWYAQLLWPIFKSNVAGSELAADGPMVKQDIPIQKHVEQHNELTHLPEPNAVAAYREEEQQILKEVTLQAGANF, translated from the coding sequence ATGATTAAAATTATTCAACAAGTCCTTGACAACCTGAATGGTTACGGACTAAGTGTACTTGTCCTGTTTTTAGGGATATTGGAATTCTCTTTTGGATTATATAAAAAACGCTGGAATAAGAACGAAAAACTGGTTGATATTGCTTGTTTTGTCTTACCAAAAATAGTAATCAGACCGGCCATCGCTTATTTTGGCCTTAAATTTCTGCCTGCTGTAATTCCAGCCTTCAGCAATCAGTTTGACTGGGTGTCTTTTGGATGGGGAGTATTGATTATCGCCATTGCAGATGACCTGACTCAATATTGGTATCATCGTTTACATCATGAAATTCCATGGTTATGGCGTTTTCACCGCACCCATCATTCCGCTCCTTATATGGGAATGGCTATGGCGAGCAGACAGAATGCAATCTATACTTTGTTCTTTTCTCAAACCTATGTAACTACAATACTTGTTTATCTGGGTTTAGGCGCACCAAGAATTGTAGTTAGTGCTATTAAAAGTACAATCACCACACTCGCACATTCCAGTATTCCATGGGACAAACCTTTCTATAAATATAAAGTACTGCATCCGGTTGCCTGGGTTTTAGAACGCTTAATTTCTACGCCGGCAACACACCATGCGCACCATGCCGCAACTACGGATGATGGGGTAGGGTACTATAAAGGGAATTTTGGAAACATGTTCTTTTTATGGGATATCATTTTTGGAACGGCTCATATTTCCAGACAATATCCGGAAGTTTATGGTATCTCACATTATGAAGAAGATCCATGGTATGCTCAATTGTTATGGCCAATCTTTAAATCAAATGTTGCGGGAAGTGAACTGGCAGCTGACGGGCCGATGGTAAAACAGGATATCCCTATTCAAAAACATGTAGAGCAGCACAATGAACTCACCCATTTACCGGAACCAAATGCGGTAGCTGCATATAGAGAAGAGGAACAACAGATTTTAAAAGAAGTAACCTTACAGGCAGGGGCAAATTTTTAA
- a CDS encoding SusC/RagA family TonB-linked outer membrane protein: MQNLAKAGESYVPALIYTAMNNIAGFILFVIFSLLATPLITLAQDNQPLINSTLVGRVLDDKTKEALPGVLVQIKGTTHKVATDDKGKFNFKTGQKFPYTLVISFIGYEKLELNVDGSPVEILLKEATNNLNDVVVVGYGTQRRKDITGSVASIKLEEVKGQPVSSPERLLQGSIPGVQVTQSTGQPGGGVSVQVRGTASLTAGSQPLYVIDGFPFYNDEKLADAGVTSGPKINLLSSINPGDIESIDVLKDASSTAIYGSRGANGVIIINTKKGTAGKSSINFDSYYGTQEVVKTIPLLNATEWGQLRNDALINAGKAPYYTQAQIDALGVGTDWQAAAFRKAAIQSHNLSILTGTEKTKFAISGNYFKQDGVLQNTDFTRYSGRLNVEHQYNERLKIVSYIAGSSSKAQVAPQSVVPNLLLMTPAVPIYNPDGSFYLKSPFEGTYGNPINTLYNQLNETRTNLVLGNASADYRIIDGLQAKVAAGVLIVDNKQNRYLPSTVYEGTGTSGLAQVGTLFTTRWLNENTLNYTRLINNDHNINVLVGYTQESAVTKGSIAGAAGFATDETSYNDLSSGIISQTPFSSSYATALRSFLARANYGYKNKYLLTLTLRADGSSRFADGHQWGTFPSAAFAWNATEEDFLKGNQVITNLKLRFSAGVTGNQEIPPYQSYSRETFYRYNFNGSNVSGYAPGTNANPNLTWEKTAQYNFGIDLALLNSRITLVADVYYKKTTDLLYNITVPATSGLFDFSTLQSQIYQNIGAVQNKGFELGLNTKNLVGDFKWSTNVIFAVNRNKVLSLDNVNQLIPDSSLPSVAAVGYPIGSFIVYKTNGLIPAGTPPAQALTPSGNKTAGGQQYVDKNGDGKITQAGDRYIIANQPLFTGGITNNISYKGFDLSVFFQTSYGNKLYNQNNGTLELGTGYTNAPRTLLNRYTASNTNTDIHNAYTDPAVTISDRFIEDASYLRLKNVTFGYTLPHRLLNKAGIKSVRFYVSAQNLWTWTKYTGYDPEANYNGQSAINSGVDNGVYPNSKTIMGGATLSF, from the coding sequence ATGCAAAATCTTGCTAAAGCCGGGGAGAGTTATGTCCCGGCTTTAATCTATACGGCAATGAATAATATTGCCGGTTTTATACTATTTGTCATTTTTTCATTACTGGCCACTCCTTTAATAACTTTGGCGCAGGATAATCAGCCATTGATTAATTCAACACTTGTTGGCCGGGTGCTGGATGATAAAACTAAAGAAGCTTTGCCCGGTGTTCTGGTACAAATCAAAGGAACTACCCATAAAGTAGCGACTGATGACAAAGGGAAATTCAATTTTAAAACAGGTCAGAAATTTCCATACACACTCGTCATCAGTTTTATCGGCTACGAAAAGTTAGAACTGAATGTGGATGGCAGCCCTGTTGAGATTTTGCTTAAAGAAGCGACTAACAATTTGAACGATGTAGTGGTAGTCGGTTACGGAACTCAGCGGCGAAAAGATATTACCGGATCTGTAGCTTCTATTAAGCTGGAAGAAGTAAAAGGACAGCCCGTAAGTTCACCAGAACGTTTGCTTCAGGGTTCAATTCCAGGGGTTCAGGTTACACAATCAACAGGACAGCCTGGGGGAGGGGTGAGTGTTCAGGTGAGAGGAACGGCTTCACTAACAGCAGGTTCACAACCTTTATATGTGATAGATGGTTTTCCATTTTATAACGACGAAAAACTAGCTGATGCAGGTGTAACCAGCGGCCCTAAAATCAACCTGCTTTCTTCCATAAATCCTGGAGACATAGAGTCTATTGATGTTTTAAAAGATGCCTCTTCGACGGCAATTTATGGGTCAAGAGGGGCAAACGGGGTAATTATCATCAATACTAAAAAAGGAACTGCCGGAAAATCGTCCATCAACTTTGATAGTTATTACGGTACACAGGAAGTGGTAAAAACAATTCCGCTACTCAACGCGACAGAGTGGGGGCAACTCAGGAATGATGCATTAATCAATGCCGGGAAAGCGCCCTATTACACACAGGCACAAATCGATGCCCTGGGAGTTGGAACAGACTGGCAGGCCGCTGCTTTTCGTAAGGCAGCTATTCAAAGTCACAACCTGTCTATTTTAACTGGTACGGAGAAAACAAAATTTGCGATCTCAGGTAATTATTTCAAACAAGACGGTGTATTGCAAAATACTGATTTTACGCGTTATTCTGGTCGTTTGAATGTTGAACATCAATACAATGAACGGTTAAAAATCGTTTCTTACATCGCAGGGAGCAGTTCAAAGGCTCAGGTTGCACCCCAATCGGTTGTACCCAACCTGTTATTGATGACACCCGCAGTTCCTATTTATAATCCGGATGGCTCATTCTATTTGAAAAGCCCGTTTGAGGGAACTTATGGAAATCCGATCAATACACTATATAATCAGCTGAATGAAACGCGGACTAATTTAGTATTAGGAAATGCCTCAGCAGATTACCGGATTATTGACGGATTACAGGCAAAGGTTGCAGCAGGGGTATTAATCGTAGATAACAAACAGAATCGTTACCTCCCGTCTACAGTATATGAAGGTACCGGGACTTCTGGTCTTGCGCAGGTAGGTACCTTATTTACCACACGCTGGCTCAATGAAAATACGCTGAACTATACCAGGCTGATCAACAATGATCATAATATCAACGTATTAGTTGGTTATACACAAGAATCTGCTGTGACCAAAGGATCTATTGCCGGGGCTGCTGGTTTTGCGACCGATGAAACCAGTTACAATGATCTTTCTTCCGGGATTATCTCTCAGACACCATTTTCTTCTTCTTATGCTACTGCTTTAAGATCTTTTCTGGCCAGGGCAAATTATGGGTACAAGAATAAGTATTTGTTGACTTTAACATTAAGGGCAGATGGTTCTTCACGTTTTGCAGATGGTCATCAATGGGGAACTTTCCCTTCTGCTGCATTCGCGTGGAATGCTACTGAGGAAGATTTTCTAAAAGGTAACCAGGTAATCACGAATTTAAAGCTTCGTTTTAGTGCTGGGGTGACTGGTAACCAGGAGATCCCTCCATACCAATCTTATTCGAGAGAAACTTTTTACCGTTATAATTTTAATGGAAGTAATGTTTCTGGTTATGCGCCGGGTACAAATGCGAACCCTAACCTGACCTGGGAGAAAACTGCGCAGTATAACTTCGGAATTGATCTGGCTTTGCTGAATAGCCGGATTACCCTGGTCGCAGATGTTTATTATAAGAAAACGACTGACTTGTTATATAACATTACTGTACCTGCTACGAGTGGATTATTTGATTTTTCAACGCTTCAAAGCCAGATTTATCAGAATATTGGCGCTGTGCAGAATAAAGGTTTTGAACTGGGTTTAAATACGAAAAACCTGGTTGGGGACTTTAAATGGTCTACGAATGTGATATTTGCAGTCAACAGAAATAAAGTACTTAGCCTTGATAACGTAAACCAGCTGATCCCTGATAGTTCATTGCCGTCTGTTGCAGCGGTTGGTTATCCGATCGGATCTTTTATTGTTTACAAAACCAATGGGCTTATTCCGGCAGGTACCCCTCCCGCGCAGGCTTTGACTCCTTCAGGTAATAAAACAGCCGGTGGACAGCAGTATGTTGACAAAAATGGGGATGGCAAAATTACGCAGGCTGGAGACCGGTATATTATTGCTAATCAGCCTTTATTTACAGGTGGAATCACGAATAATATAAGTTATAAGGGTTTTGATCTGTCTGTGTTTTTTCAAACTTCCTACGGAAATAAGCTATACAATCAGAACAACGGGACTTTAGAACTGGGCACAGGATATACGAATGCACCGCGCACTTTACTGAACCGTTATACCGCTTCTAATACGAATACTGATATACATAATGCTTATACAGATCCGGCAGTTACAATTTCTGACCGCTTTATTGAAGATGCTTCCTATCTGCGGTTGAAAAATGTCACGTTCGGCTATACTTTACCCCATAGATTATTGAATAAAGCAGGGATAAAATCGGTTAGATTTTATGTTTCTGCACAGAATTTATGGACATGGACCAAGTATACAGGATATGATCCTGAAGCAAATTACAATGGACAGTCTGCGATCAATTCTGGCGTGGACAATGGTGTTTATCCGAATAGTAAAACCATCATGGGTGGGGCTACACTTTCCTTTTAA
- a CDS encoding RagB/SusD family nutrient uptake outer membrane protein yields MMKKTITYFILTLTLGVISSCAKLKENPDSFIPANDYYKTKADAINAVNAAYFLLNSGGSAVQTPYNTLFATGMDFMSDDIDPGPGATNADVRSQAVLNHSSTGLRVLQLWQQHYAGIKKANIAIDKVPAITDAALTDDLKNRLVGEAKLLRALYYFNLVRLFGPVPLILHDQDGVTITDFAIEQTPAPGVYVQIEKDLTEAALALPVAYTGADLGRATAGAAKSILAKVYLTQGKWTDAVSKAEEVAGPYPYSPGSSPYKYDLFADYSQVFLPAFKNGKEHILSAQFKSNSLGQGNNQAPRGARSGVPGIVGSYADQVRFYTQGTDKNFSIYKLYSANDKRKRNGTFVTRFLGSDGKWYGDLVDKSIPGDSIPYLNKYWDPTQAANLSESAANVPVIRFSEVLLILAEAENEVNGPSAKAYAAYNRVRERAGLTPLSALSKEQFRDALYLDRRLELVWENQRWFDLIREKDATGKIILEDALKKVGKTNVSVPKHLLFPIPQQEIDLNAKLKQNAGW; encoded by the coding sequence ATGATGAAGAAAACTATAACCTATTTTATACTGACTTTAACCCTTGGGGTAATTAGTTCTTGCGCTAAACTGAAAGAGAATCCGGATTCTTTTATTCCTGCAAATGACTACTATAAAACTAAAGCAGATGCAATTAATGCAGTGAATGCTGCTTACTTCCTTTTAAACTCTGGCGGGTCTGCTGTTCAAACGCCATATAATACTTTATTTGCCACAGGCATGGATTTTATGTCTGATGATATTGATCCGGGCCCCGGTGCAACAAATGCTGATGTGCGCTCACAGGCTGTACTCAATCATTCCTCTACGGGATTGAGAGTATTGCAGTTATGGCAGCAGCATTATGCTGGAATAAAGAAAGCAAATATTGCGATTGATAAAGTTCCGGCAATAACGGATGCTGCTTTAACAGATGACCTTAAGAACAGGCTGGTTGGGGAAGCGAAGTTACTCCGTGCTTTATATTACTTCAATCTGGTCCGTTTGTTTGGGCCTGTTCCTTTGATTTTACATGATCAGGATGGCGTTACGATCACAGATTTTGCGATAGAACAAACACCTGCTCCGGGAGTTTATGTGCAGATTGAAAAGGATTTAACAGAGGCTGCACTGGCATTACCGGTTGCTTATACTGGCGCAGATCTGGGAAGGGCAACTGCTGGTGCTGCAAAATCGATCCTGGCAAAAGTATATCTGACGCAAGGAAAATGGACGGATGCAGTTTCAAAAGCTGAAGAAGTAGCCGGCCCTTATCCATATAGCCCAGGTTCGAGCCCTTATAAATATGATTTGTTTGCTGATTATTCGCAAGTATTTCTCCCTGCTTTTAAAAATGGAAAAGAACATATTTTGTCTGCCCAGTTCAAATCTAATTCATTAGGGCAGGGAAATAATCAGGCTCCAAGAGGGGCACGTTCCGGAGTTCCGGGTATAGTTGGCTCTTACGCAGACCAGGTTAGGTTTTATACGCAGGGAACTGATAAGAATTTTAGCATCTACAAATTGTATAGTGCAAATGATAAGAGAAAGAGAAACGGGACTTTTGTTACCCGGTTTTTAGGCTCTGATGGAAAGTGGTACGGAGATTTGGTCGATAAATCTATTCCTGGTGACTCTATTCCTTACCTGAATAAATACTGGGATCCAACACAAGCTGCAAATCTTAGTGAATCTGCTGCGAATGTGCCTGTGATCCGATTTTCTGAAGTACTGTTGATTTTGGCAGAAGCTGAGAATGAAGTAAACGGGCCTTCAGCGAAGGCTTATGCAGCTTATAACCGTGTTCGTGAACGTGCTGGATTAACTCCTTTGAGCGCTTTATCTAAAGAACAATTCAGAGACGCACTCTATCTGGATCGCAGGCTTGAATTGGTTTGGGAGAACCAGCGCTGGTTTGATCTGATCAGAGAAAAAGATGCTACAGGGAAAATTATTCTGGAAGATGCACTTAAAAAGGTAGGTAAAACTAATGTTTCCGTACCTAAACATTTGCTGTTCCCAATTCCTCAGCAGGAGATTGATCTGAATGCGAAGCTGAAACAAAATGCTGGCTGGTAA